In Mycobacterium sp. JS623, one genomic interval encodes:
- a CDS encoding low temperature requirement protein A, with product MTTSRERGSDASQKSRETDPRSVGSLELFFDLTFVYAMSQVTHLMLIDISWHGFGRGVLALLALWWAWVCYAWLTNMFELARVINTILIILAMAAMLIAVIALPTAFTTGALVFGLALLVVRLINAGMFIAAASRDEAELAAAIRRLAPGLLVGPALIVAAAFVDSPYRELLWVGAAAVDFGSPLIAGTNGLRVVPSYFIERHGSVIIIALGETVVALGAGASDELRHPGVLIAVVLGVLISATLWWTYFGLTAGAEERMRRTSAADRPRLARDAYSYLHLPLVAGIVFFAVGARVSVEHIAKPLSPLAALALTGGSALFYAAEVAYRWRDHHQLAVDRLLAAAASLLVFPVAISVPAILSLTVLTSIGVLRLTWELWRRPQIGTGIAGTVR from the coding sequence ATGACCACCAGCCGTGAGCGCGGTAGCGACGCATCTCAGAAGTCACGGGAGACGGACCCGCGGTCGGTGGGTAGCCTGGAATTGTTCTTCGACCTCACATTCGTGTACGCGATGTCGCAGGTCACCCACCTGATGCTCATTGACATCTCCTGGCACGGTTTCGGCCGGGGTGTGCTCGCACTGCTCGCCCTCTGGTGGGCGTGGGTCTGCTACGCCTGGCTGACCAACATGTTCGAATTGGCGCGGGTGATTAACACGATTCTGATCATCCTCGCGATGGCGGCGATGCTCATCGCGGTGATCGCGCTGCCAACCGCATTCACGACTGGGGCCCTCGTTTTCGGGCTCGCGTTGCTAGTCGTCCGCCTCATCAACGCCGGTATGTTCATCGCGGCGGCATCCCGAGACGAGGCTGAATTGGCGGCGGCGATCCGCCGACTGGCGCCGGGCCTGCTCGTCGGGCCGGCCCTGATCGTTGCCGCCGCATTTGTGGACTCCCCCTATCGTGAGCTGCTGTGGGTCGGGGCGGCGGCGGTCGACTTCGGCAGTCCATTGATAGCGGGAACCAACGGACTCCGGGTCGTACCTTCGTATTTCATCGAGCGGCACGGTTCGGTCATCATCATTGCGCTGGGCGAGACGGTCGTTGCGCTGGGAGCGGGCGCATCCGACGAACTGCGCCATCCCGGCGTCCTTATAGCTGTAGTTCTCGGGGTGCTGATCTCGGCCACCCTGTGGTGGACCTACTTCGGCCTCACTGCCGGCGCCGAAGAACGTATGCGACGAACATCTGCTGCCGATCGGCCGCGGTTGGCGCGCGACGCCTACAGCTACCTGCACCTGCCGCTCGTCGCGGGGATTGTCTTCTTCGCGGTCGGCGCACGGGTTTCGGTGGAACACATCGCCAAGCCGCTGTCGCCGCTGGCCGCGCTCGCTCTCACCGGTGGGTCGGCACTGTTCTACGCCGCGGAGGTGGCCTATCGATGGCGTGATCACCATCAACTCGCAGTCGATCGGCTCCTTGCCGCCGCGGCGTCCCTCCTGGTGTTTCCAGTGGCGATTTCTGTGCCCGCCATCTTGTCGCTGACCGTTCTCACCTCGATTGGAGTCCTGCGACTCACATGGGAGCTGTGGCGGCGACCGCAGATAGGCACCGGCATAGCGGGAACCGTGAGGTGA
- a CDS encoding adenylate/guanylate cyclase domain-containing protein: MFSETRYAINGELRVAYRASREGSRDIVVVPNWFTNCEVLPELPSIQGWVEAMTSLGRLIFFDQPGTGASDPVTPDAMPNMEQWADSITAVLDDLGSSEAVLVAISGALAPAALFAATYPSRTTALVVLEGYADRLADRTEGPTREEVVAAMAAMYGTGEYQHVMSPDMPWNEEIRASWARLERLAASPWTVALMFPLVIELDVRAVLPTVRVPTLVVHHADDPLLPSVLGKYVADHIAGAKYVELPGRNIHHLVEPWRASFQEICEFLTGHQPEVADDRVLATVLFTDIVDSTRRAAEVGDRDWHALLDAHDAVVRSQLSRFRGREVSTAGDSFLAMFDGPQRAIRCAMAIRDAVRALGIEVRAGLHTGECEVRGDDIGGIAVHIGARVSALAGPNDVLVSSTLRDLVIGSGLEFEDRGAHELKGVPGEWHLFAVAST, translated from the coding sequence GTGTTCTCGGAGACGCGCTATGCGATCAACGGGGAGTTGCGCGTCGCATATCGCGCGTCGCGTGAAGGTTCTCGCGACATCGTGGTCGTCCCGAACTGGTTCACCAACTGTGAGGTTCTTCCCGAATTACCGTCCATTCAAGGCTGGGTCGAGGCGATGACCTCGCTTGGCCGACTCATCTTCTTCGACCAGCCGGGCACCGGCGCGTCCGACCCCGTCACGCCCGACGCTATGCCGAACATGGAGCAGTGGGCCGACAGCATCACCGCGGTACTCGACGACCTCGGCAGTAGCGAAGCGGTCCTGGTCGCTATCAGCGGCGCGCTCGCGCCTGCGGCCCTTTTTGCAGCGACATATCCCTCTCGGACGACCGCGCTGGTCGTTCTCGAGGGCTACGCCGATCGGCTCGCCGATCGGACCGAGGGACCCACACGCGAGGAAGTCGTCGCCGCCATGGCTGCGATGTACGGCACGGGCGAGTACCAGCATGTCATGAGTCCGGACATGCCGTGGAATGAGGAGATCCGGGCATCCTGGGCCCGACTTGAACGGCTGGCGGCAAGCCCGTGGACAGTCGCCCTCATGTTTCCTCTGGTGATCGAATTAGACGTGCGCGCGGTGCTTCCGACGGTCCGTGTGCCAACGCTGGTAGTCCACCATGCCGACGATCCGCTACTTCCGTCCGTGTTGGGCAAGTACGTCGCTGATCACATCGCGGGCGCGAAGTACGTCGAGCTTCCGGGCCGCAACATTCATCACCTCGTCGAACCCTGGCGTGCGTCGTTCCAGGAGATCTGCGAGTTCCTCACCGGCCACCAGCCCGAGGTGGCCGATGATCGGGTTCTCGCCACGGTGCTGTTCACCGACATCGTGGACTCGACGCGGCGCGCGGCAGAGGTGGGCGACCGTGACTGGCATGCGCTGCTTGATGCGCACGACGCTGTCGTCCGGTCGCAGTTGTCTCGGTTTCGGGGCCGCGAGGTGAGTACAGCGGGCGACAGTTTCCTCGCGATGTTCGACGGCCCTCAGCGCGCGATCCGCTGCGCGATGGCGATCCGCGACGCAGTGCGGGCGCTCGGCATCGAGGTGCGTGCCGGGTTGCATACCGGCGAGTGCGAGGTCCGAGGTGATGACATCGGCGGAATCGCCGTGCACATCGGCGCACGGGTGAGCGCACTGGCAGGGCCGAACGACGTGCTGGTGTCGAGCACGCTGCGCGACCTCGTGATCGGGTCAGGACTCGAGTTCGAAGACCGCGGCGCGCACGAGCTCAAGGGCGTGCCCGGTGAGTGGCATCTCTTCGCCGTCGCCTCTACATGA
- a CDS encoding general stress protein: MAVHSTVQTSAVRPNEPARQVIATFDTYAEAERAVDYLSDQGFEVNRVAIVGRDLEYVEQVLGRLNYGGAALRGAGSGALVGALIGWIFGLLDWIEPLVSALVLAGYGLIFGAVVGALFGLLAHALQRGRRDFHSVSGLLPKYYDVVADVEVADRALQILTNANRRE; the protein is encoded by the coding sequence ATGGCTGTGCATTCAACGGTGCAAACCTCGGCGGTGCGGCCCAATGAGCCCGCTCGCCAGGTGATCGCCACTTTCGACACCTATGCCGAGGCTGAACGCGCGGTCGATTACCTGTCCGATCAAGGGTTTGAGGTAAACCGGGTGGCCATCGTGGGCCGCGATCTGGAGTACGTGGAGCAGGTCTTGGGCCGGTTGAATTACGGCGGGGCGGCGCTGCGCGGCGCCGGGTCGGGCGCCTTGGTCGGCGCGCTGATCGGCTGGATCTTCGGGCTGCTCGACTGGATCGAACCGCTGGTTTCGGCGCTGGTGCTGGCCGGCTATGGGTTGATATTCGGCGCCGTCGTGGGCGCCCTGTTCGGACTGCTCGCGCACGCGCTGCAACGCGGCCGCCGCGATTTCCACTCAGTCAGCGGACTGCTGCCCAAGTACTACGACGTCGTGGCTGACGTTGAGGTAGCCGATCGTGCGCTGCAAATCCTGACCAACGCCAACCGAAGGGAATAG
- the dnaK gene encoding molecular chaperone DnaK, with translation MATAVGIDLGTTNSVIAAWQGGEPIVIPNTEGARTTPSVVAFTENGERLVGQLARRQSIMNPKGTIYSAKRFIGRRFDEVSEEAKAVSFDVVEGEGGAARFEVRGKQYSPEEISAQVLRKLVDDASKFLGERVKEAVITVPAYFNDAQRNATKDAGRIAGLDVLRIINEPTAAALAYGLDKKGHETVLVFDLGGGTFDVSLLDVGDGVVEVRATAGDSHLGGDDFDRRLVDYLADEFQRENNIDLRKDPQALQRLFEAAEKAKVELSSVAQTQVNLPFITADASGPKHLTTTIMRSKFEDLTADLVERTMGPVKQAMGDAKVTANDIDEVILVGGSTRIPAVQALVRRLTGGKDPNMSVNPDEVVALGAAIQAGVLKGEVSDVLLLDVTPLSLGVETAGGLMTKIIERNTTIPARRSEVFTTAADNQPAVDIVVLQGERELARDNRVLGRFKLENIRPAPRGEPQIEVTFDIDANGILHVTARDRDTGAEQGITISEQSNLDQSEVERMVAEAEAHRREDEELRNAVEARNALDSAAYQVERRLAELGDSAAPHDRARAEMLIADARQAVKEDAPMDRVQSLTSELQQVLYGLQPMASGGGNGQAAGNGHGSPVGDDDVVDAEFDRG, from the coding sequence ATGGCAACAGCGGTAGGCATCGATCTCGGGACAACCAACTCGGTGATCGCCGCCTGGCAGGGCGGGGAACCGATCGTGATCCCCAACACCGAAGGCGCCCGCACCACGCCCTCGGTGGTGGCGTTCACCGAAAACGGGGAGCGCCTGGTCGGGCAGTTGGCCAGGCGCCAGTCGATCATGAATCCGAAGGGCACCATTTATTCGGCGAAGCGATTCATCGGCCGCCGCTTCGATGAGGTATCGGAGGAAGCCAAGGCGGTCAGCTTCGACGTCGTCGAGGGTGAGGGTGGCGCGGCCCGCTTCGAAGTTCGCGGTAAGCAGTATTCGCCTGAGGAGATCAGCGCGCAGGTGTTGCGCAAACTCGTCGACGACGCCAGCAAATTCCTGGGTGAGCGGGTCAAGGAAGCGGTGATCACCGTTCCGGCCTATTTCAACGACGCCCAGCGCAACGCCACCAAGGATGCCGGCCGCATCGCCGGCCTTGACGTGCTGCGCATCATCAACGAGCCAACGGCCGCAGCGCTGGCCTACGGGCTGGACAAGAAGGGCCACGAGACGGTGCTCGTCTTCGATCTGGGCGGGGGCACGTTCGACGTCAGCCTTCTCGACGTAGGCGATGGGGTGGTTGAGGTGCGCGCCACCGCGGGTGATTCCCATCTGGGCGGCGATGACTTTGATCGCCGCCTCGTCGACTACCTCGCCGATGAGTTCCAGCGGGAGAACAACATCGATTTGCGGAAAGATCCGCAGGCGTTGCAGCGCCTGTTTGAGGCGGCCGAGAAGGCGAAGGTCGAACTGTCGTCGGTGGCGCAGACCCAGGTCAATCTCCCGTTCATAACCGCCGACGCCAGCGGACCGAAGCATTTGACGACGACCATCATGCGGTCGAAGTTCGAAGATCTCACCGCGGACTTGGTCGAGCGAACGATGGGCCCGGTCAAGCAGGCGATGGGTGATGCGAAGGTGACCGCCAACGACATCGACGAGGTGATCCTGGTGGGCGGATCCACCCGGATCCCGGCTGTCCAGGCGTTGGTGCGCCGGCTCACCGGCGGCAAGGACCCCAATATGAGCGTGAACCCCGACGAGGTCGTGGCGTTGGGCGCCGCGATCCAGGCCGGTGTGCTCAAGGGCGAGGTGTCCGACGTCTTGTTGCTCGACGTGACTCCGCTGTCGCTCGGTGTGGAGACCGCCGGCGGGCTGATGACCAAGATCATCGAGCGCAACACCACCATCCCTGCGCGGCGCAGTGAGGTGTTCACCACTGCGGCCGATAACCAACCGGCCGTGGATATCGTTGTGCTGCAGGGTGAACGGGAGCTGGCAAGGGACAACCGAGTACTGGGTCGATTCAAGCTGGAGAACATCCGCCCGGCACCCAGGGGTGAACCGCAGATCGAGGTCACCTTCGACATCGACGCCAACGGCATCCTGCATGTCACCGCACGCGACAGGGACACCGGCGCCGAGCAGGGCATCACCATCAGCGAGCAGTCCAACCTCGATCAGAGCGAGGTGGAGCGGATGGTCGCCGAGGCCGAGGCGCACCGCCGCGAGGACGAGGAGTTGCGCAACGCGGTCGAGGCGCGCAACGCGCTCGACTCGGCGGCATACCAAGTGGAGCGCCGGCTTGCCGAGCTGGGCGACTCGGCGGCACCGCACGATCGGGCGCGTGCCGAGATGCTGATCGCCGACGCGCGCCAAGCGGTCAAAGAAGACGCGCCGATGGACCGGGTGCAGTCGCTGACGTCGGAACTGCAGCAAGTGCTTTATGGCCTGCAACCCATGGCATCCGGTGGCGGCAACGGGCAAGCGGCCGGCAACGGCCATGGCTCTCCCGTCGGCGACGACGACGTAGTCGACGCCGAGTTCGACCGGGGCTGA
- a CDS encoding S1C family serine protease — MRLLAATVTLLAACSNSTDSASTATSATPTGSTTPVAAAGADLPALVRRVEPSAVTVLTDGGLGSGIVYKDDGTIVTNAHVVAGVQDVTVALADGQQVPGKVRGVDEVSDVAVIQVARKSLPAASFQKPLPWSVNSP, encoded by the coding sequence TTGCGGCTGCTCGCCGCCACGGTCACCCTCCTGGCCGCATGCAGCAACTCGACCGACTCCGCATCGACAGCCACATCGGCGACACCCACTGGCTCGACGACCCCGGTCGCAGCAGCCGGCGCGGACCTACCGGCGCTGGTCCGGCGGGTCGAGCCTTCGGCCGTCACCGTGCTGACCGATGGCGGCCTGGGCAGCGGCATTGTCTATAAAGACGACGGCACAATCGTCACCAATGCCCACGTGGTCGCCGGCGTGCAGGACGTCACCGTGGCCCTCGCCGACGGCCAGCAGGTGCCGGGAAAGGTGCGTGGCGTCGATGAGGTTTCTGACGTCGCCGTTATCCAAGTCGCCCGTAAAAGCTTGCCCGCTGCGAGTTTTCAGAAGCCACTGCCGTGGTCGGTGAACTCGCCGTAG
- a CDS encoding DnaJ C-terminal domain-containing protein → MARDYYEVLGVPRDATADQMQQAFRTLARKHHPDVNKDPGAEDRFKEINEAYHVLSDPETRKRYDRFGEDFRKVPDDWEERVGAQGGGFSGGFRGGGPSGARVRYGQGFGGAGGINIEDLFGDMFSGGGGFGSMPGADQEAVLELTVEEAYRGGKRQLSLGGRNYSVNIPAGVIDGQRIRLAGEGGRGSGDGPAGDLYLVVRIKPHRRFRLDGRDITVDLPVSPWEAVLGTTVAVRTPGGEAKVKVPQGSSTGRRLRLRGEGMPNPRGTAGDLYADIKVMVPAKPTARERELFEQLAAESTFDPRRSR, encoded by the coding sequence GTGGCCCGCGACTACTACGAAGTGCTCGGGGTGCCGCGGGACGCCACCGCCGACCAGATGCAGCAGGCGTTTCGAACGCTGGCCCGCAAACATCACCCGGACGTCAATAAGGATCCGGGCGCCGAGGACCGGTTCAAGGAGATCAACGAGGCCTACCACGTGCTGTCGGACCCCGAAACCCGGAAGCGCTACGACCGATTCGGCGAAGACTTCCGCAAGGTTCCCGACGACTGGGAAGAGCGGGTAGGTGCACAAGGCGGCGGCTTCTCCGGCGGCTTCCGCGGCGGAGGTCCATCCGGCGCCCGGGTGCGCTACGGTCAGGGCTTCGGCGGCGCCGGCGGCATCAACATCGAAGACCTTTTCGGCGACATGTTCAGCGGCGGTGGCGGATTCGGGTCGATGCCGGGCGCCGACCAGGAAGCGGTGCTGGAGCTGACTGTCGAGGAGGCCTACCGGGGCGGCAAACGACAGCTCTCGCTCGGTGGCCGCAACTATTCGGTCAACATTCCCGCCGGTGTGATCGATGGTCAACGGATTCGGCTGGCCGGAGAGGGCGGCCGGGGCAGCGGCGATGGGCCGGCCGGAGATCTCTACCTTGTGGTGCGCATCAAGCCTCATCGCCGGTTCCGGCTCGATGGCCGCGATATCACCGTGGATCTGCCGGTGTCGCCGTGGGAGGCGGTGCTGGGGACCACTGTGGCTGTTCGGACTCCCGGCGGCGAAGCGAAAGTCAAGGTTCCGCAAGGGTCCTCCACCGGGCGTCGGTTGCGGCTGCGGGGCGAAGGCATGCCCAATCCGCGCGGTACCGCGGGCGACCTGTACGCCGACATCAAGGTGATGGTGCCGGCCAAACCCACTGCGCGGGAACGCGAGCTGTTCGAGCAACTGGCCGCCGAATCCACATTCGACCCCAGGAGGTCACGATGA
- a CDS encoding nucleotide exchange factor GrpE, with the protein MVSPAEQSKTEQDDDRVAENQPAVVASQPDSDEELAKLEDRWRRAVADLDNLRKRYARELDRERATERSRVAGAWLPIVDNLELAISHAGDQSDAVLDGLRSILQQALQVLEHLGYPRDTQAGVPFDPQRHEVVGVVEQPDSAPGTVVEVLRPGYGEGPRQLRPAAVVVSRRGE; encoded by the coding sequence ATGGTCAGCCCCGCAGAGCAATCCAAGACCGAACAGGACGACGACCGGGTAGCCGAAAACCAGCCGGCAGTGGTTGCCTCCCAACCTGATTCGGACGAGGAGCTGGCCAAGCTCGAGGACCGTTGGCGGCGCGCCGTCGCCGATCTGGACAATCTGCGCAAGCGGTATGCCCGCGAACTGGACCGCGAACGAGCAACGGAACGATCCAGGGTGGCCGGCGCTTGGCTGCCCATCGTGGACAATCTGGAGCTGGCGATCAGTCATGCCGGCGACCAGTCCGACGCGGTCCTCGACGGCCTCCGAAGCATTCTCCAACAAGCGCTGCAGGTCCTCGAGCACCTCGGCTATCCGCGCGACACGCAGGCCGGGGTGCCGTTCGACCCGCAGCGCCACGAGGTGGTCGGTGTGGTCGAACAGCCCGACAGCGCGCCCGGGACGGTTGTCGAAGTACTGCGACCGGGCTACGGCGAAGGCCCGAGGCAACTGCGGCCGGCGGCCGTGGTGGTCTCCCGACGCGGGGAGTGA
- a CDS encoding Hsp20 family protein has translation MAVGTDPREGSFRRRSRRGGEFEFRVTLPGSLQDEDIEASLAHGVLNVYVPKAESTKSSKITVSESGDGSS, from the coding sequence GTGGCTGTCGGGACTGACCCGCGCGAGGGCTCGTTCCGTCGCCGTAGCCGAAGGGGCGGCGAGTTCGAGTTTCGTGTCACGTTGCCGGGCAGCCTGCAGGACGAGGACATCGAGGCATCGTTGGCGCATGGCGTGCTAAACGTGTATGTGCCGAAGGCGGAAAGCACCAAATCGAGCAAGATCACGGTGAGTGAGTCGGGCGACGGCTCGTCCTAA
- a CDS encoding DUF1931 family protein produces MTHPSGIPVFERFFRSVASVKIDKNDVRRFREFVDEQIDDIAIAGRNSAKSNGRDVVVPQDLPITKGVQERIREFDKLEEADEIRELLRQVVRQPPGDVTFAEDTDRLLPELFGGLSIALARSFRVIDTTVSNPSTEHWDRAFALFRLIF; encoded by the coding sequence GTGACCCATCCCTCGGGAATTCCGGTGTTCGAACGGTTCTTTCGCTCGGTCGCAAGCGTCAAGATCGACAAAAACGACGTCCGTCGCTTCCGGGAGTTCGTCGACGAGCAGATCGATGACATAGCCATCGCGGGCCGCAACTCCGCCAAGTCGAACGGACGTGACGTGGTTGTGCCGCAGGACCTTCCGATCACCAAGGGCGTTCAAGAGCGAATTCGCGAATTCGACAAGCTCGAGGAGGCCGACGAGATCCGTGAGCTACTGCGGCAGGTGGTGCGACAACCTCCTGGGGACGTCACGTTCGCCGAGGACACCGACCGGCTGCTGCCAGAGTTGTTCGGCGGGTTGAGCATCGCGCTGGCCCGATCGTTTCGGGTGATCGACACGACGGTGTCCAACCCGTCAACTGAGCATTGGGATCGGGCGTTCGCGCTCTTTCGGCTGATCTTCTGA
- a CDS encoding PucR family transcriptional regulator: MVAAAARRWATNAGMHSLAARRPTMTVLLTDGVPEPSSLYRAIAADVTCEQGSIGIGSAAATPSELPRSFAEAQRALQVQRESMSPYGGRHFEDLGLYRILDHASDRREVHDFVMEWLGPLLSYDRKKNADLVTTLTHYLDCGGNYDAAAESLTIHRSTLRYRLGRIRDISGRDLQDVEDRLNLHLATRIVCITGVPLLQEDKGH; the protein is encoded by the coding sequence GTGGTCGCCGCGGCCGCGCGACGGTGGGCCACTAACGCGGGAATGCATTCCCTCGCGGCGCGAAGACCAACAATGACCGTGTTGCTCACAGATGGTGTACCGGAGCCGTCCTCTCTCTACCGCGCGATAGCGGCCGACGTCACTTGCGAACAAGGCTCGATCGGAATCGGCTCGGCGGCCGCCACTCCGTCCGAGCTGCCGCGGTCATTCGCTGAGGCGCAAAGGGCGCTGCAGGTCCAAAGGGAATCGATGTCACCATACGGTGGCCGACACTTCGAGGACCTCGGCCTGTACCGCATCCTTGATCACGCTAGCGACAGGCGAGAGGTTCACGACTTCGTGATGGAGTGGTTGGGTCCGCTGCTGAGCTACGACCGCAAGAAGAACGCCGATTTGGTCACGACGCTCACCCATTATCTGGATTGCGGCGGGAACTACGACGCTGCGGCGGAGTCGCTCACTATTCACAGAAGCACCCTGCGCTATCGGCTTGGCCGCATTCGCGACATCTCGGGGCGTGACCTGCAGGATGTCGAGGACCGACTGAACTTGCATCTAGCGACCCGGATCGTCTGCATTACCGGGGTGCCGCTGCTACAGGAAGACAAGGGGCACTAG
- a CDS encoding type II toxin-antitoxin system PemK/MazF family toxin has protein sequence MRGEVFRLHPPRGSRGHEQSGSRYAVVVQSDQLPLSTWLVAPTSTSARAASFRPEVQIGGVITRVLAEQTAAVDPGRLGKSVGFLSFDEMRRVNAALRVVLDL, from the coding sequence GTGCGTGGTGAGGTCTTTCGGTTGCACCCCCCGCGGGGGAGTCGCGGTCACGAGCAGTCAGGTTCCCGATACGCAGTAGTCGTCCAGTCAGATCAACTGCCACTGTCGACCTGGCTGGTTGCGCCGACATCCACGTCGGCTCGTGCCGCGAGTTTTCGACCCGAGGTTCAAATCGGCGGCGTGATCACCCGGGTACTTGCCGAGCAGACCGCAGCGGTCGACCCGGGTCGGCTCGGCAAGAGCGTCGGGTTTCTAAGCTTCGATGAAATGCGCCGCGTTAATGCGGCTCTACGCGTCGTCCTCGATCTATGA
- a CDS encoding STAS domain-containing protein, with protein MNNPAEGQQTQTRSVTVDVKRSSTNKSVIYVGGELLEGATATMRRVVADELNRSPALLVVDLSGVLRVDTEGIDVLVSAATQAGESDISLCLVGVHGHPAGTALADADLLELFEIYTAESDT; from the coding sequence ATGAACAATCCAGCGGAAGGACAGCAAACACAGACCCGCTCCGTCACCGTCGACGTGAAGCGATCCTCCACGAACAAGAGCGTCATCTATGTCGGCGGTGAGCTGCTCGAGGGAGCAACCGCGACGATGCGCCGGGTCGTGGCCGATGAATTAAACCGATCGCCTGCACTACTGGTAGTCGATCTATCCGGGGTGCTCCGGGTCGACACCGAAGGGATCGACGTCTTAGTATCGGCCGCGACGCAGGCTGGCGAATCCGACATTTCGCTGTGCCTCGTCGGGGTGCACGGACACCCTGCGGGAACCGCACTCGCCGACGCCGACCTGCTGGAGCTCTTTGAGATTTACACAGCAGAAAGCGACACGTAA
- a CDS encoding PucR family transcriptional regulator, whose amino-acid sequence MLSAVSAPPGNQILVLEMLAQQAGAALAYVAIHERDTGFAGQLAKANTDLQATNRALASTVSRLQRHLNMHEVLSAAVAAGVGEQGIVDALYELTALPVGLEDRFGNLRCWAGPGQPDPYPKQSTDQRELLLHELTVWNGPARIGGRVLTLVQPRAEILGVLALQDPDGTVSEDSLLALRYGATVLALELSHERNLAEIELNLRRELVDDLLAGTDRDGAYARADALGHDLRRPHFVVVVQSAGRAEGALATAAGRAATALHLNYLQGRHGGLIVLLTDGRPDPRALHHAISEGPAGTNAVIGIGTRCEVPDDMPQSFIEARRALNIQLRSANPEGAAAFDELGFYRLIDAAHDGGTVEAFVREWLGTLLDYDASRKSDMVLTLSEYLECGGNYDESAATLHIHRSTLRYRLARIAELTGHDLREVDTRFNLHAATRAWRFLNPDG is encoded by the coding sequence GTGCTCAGTGCCGTTAGCGCACCGCCCGGGAATCAGATCCTGGTGCTGGAAATGCTTGCCCAGCAAGCCGGCGCCGCCTTGGCATACGTCGCAATCCACGAGCGCGACACCGGTTTCGCGGGGCAGCTGGCCAAGGCGAACACCGATCTACAGGCAACGAATCGCGCACTCGCCAGCACGGTTTCGCGGTTGCAACGCCATCTGAACATGCACGAGGTTCTGAGCGCGGCGGTGGCGGCCGGAGTGGGCGAGCAGGGCATCGTGGATGCGCTGTATGAGCTGACGGCACTGCCGGTGGGGCTTGAGGACAGGTTCGGCAACCTGCGTTGCTGGGCCGGGCCAGGACAACCCGACCCGTACCCGAAACAATCAACAGACCAGCGCGAGCTGTTGCTCCACGAACTGACGGTATGGAACGGTCCCGCGCGGATCGGTGGCCGGGTGCTCACGCTCGTGCAGCCACGAGCCGAGATCCTCGGGGTACTTGCGTTGCAGGACCCGGACGGCACTGTGAGCGAGGACAGCCTGTTAGCGCTGCGCTACGGCGCCACGGTTTTAGCATTGGAGCTTTCCCACGAGCGCAATCTCGCCGAGATCGAGCTCAATCTGCGCCGCGAGTTGGTCGACGATCTGTTGGCCGGCACCGATCGGGACGGGGCCTACGCTCGTGCCGATGCCTTGGGCCATGACCTTCGGCGCCCGCATTTTGTGGTGGTGGTGCAATCCGCCGGCCGCGCAGAGGGCGCACTGGCCACCGCCGCCGGGCGCGCTGCGACCGCATTGCATTTGAACTACCTGCAAGGACGCCACGGTGGTCTAATTGTTCTGCTCACCGACGGGCGCCCGGACCCGCGGGCGTTGCACCACGCAATCAGTGAAGGCCCCGCCGGCACGAACGCCGTGATCGGCATCGGCACCCGCTGCGAAGTGCCCGATGACATGCCGCAGTCCTTCATCGAGGCGCGTCGTGCCCTGAACATCCAGCTGCGGTCGGCAAATCCAGAAGGCGCAGCGGCGTTCGACGAACTTGGTTTCTATCGCCTCATCGACGCCGCCCACGACGGCGGCACGGTCGAGGCGTTCGTGCGCGAATGGCTGGGCACACTCCTGGATTACGACGCGAGCAGGAAATCCGACATGGTCCTGACTCTCAGCGAATATCTGGAATGCGGCGGAAACTATGACGAATCCGCGGCCACACTACACATCCATCGAAGCACGTTGCGCTACCGGTTGGCGCGCATCGCTGAACTCACCGGTCACGACCTCCGCGAGGTCGATACCCGGTTCAACCTCCATGCCGCGACACGGGCGTGGCGATTCCTCAACCCGGACGGCTGA
- a CDS encoding S1C family serine protease, whose protein sequence is MSVAYIPPAAGAVALGFAIPAATVVVVADQLLATGTARHAYIGIQPATLTPEIARLLGTTATSGAVVMQVATPSPAAQAGIEPGDIVTAFQR, encoded by the coding sequence ATGAGCGTGGCCTACATACCGCCGGCGGCGGGTGCGGTAGCCCTGGGTTTCGCCATCCCGGCCGCGACGGTCGTCGTCGTCGCCGACCAGCTGCTGGCCACCGGGACCGCCCGCCACGCCTACATCGGTATTCAGCCTGCCACCCTGACCCCCGAAATCGCCCGGCTGCTGGGAACCACTGCCACCAGTGGTGCGGTCGTCATGCAGGTCGCGACGCCGAGTCCGGCAGCGCAAGCAGGCATCGAACCGGGCGACATCGTGACCGCCTTTCAACGGTAA